Proteins from one Rhizoctonia solani chromosome 5, complete sequence genomic window:
- a CDS encoding complexed with Cdc5 protein cwf19, whose protein sequence is MDSTTTEKHKSRYRADSDDDHKSKKRRKDKEHKRDDEREHRKDKDREHRKDKDRDHKKDRDREHKKDKHRKHKSKSKEQGISVVDDDSGEDMWVEKNIDGEGSAASVSGIPTADSLELTSNASRVPDGAKEPPSNAQTTQTKLQRDEWMLLDPSTPTVPIGTPSRPPDRATIQTADEMTDGFGEEVRNMRTLGGGVDFFSSLGTEHRKKPPPKDPNEKPKISAREINRGEPEPESATSKGPPTPGAPGSQWRMLKLKRTYQEVEDDGRAIEDVVRDRWDSWEHWEAALEERKWLDERGASQSQSQRSGLSQRGGGGGERYMFNTPPADLSRSSSRNSFRKPGESAPTTPGAGPGTGANATQGFKGRVDALKGAPKPTLGEVKSGLQSAGPSTPIPTVLAPNLPPAQSKKKRGLSPSELNKLQAKVLRAKLMGGEDAERLQAEYDEAVRVANGAGDGSDDDEEETRVEAVPTMDGQGRLYDIGTGKGDQGPPVLPGNRRKKQDKFETRDPKTGELLRINADDDTQTLADLLREERLGGGAADQKNLDSALAGAIARDGKYEDDLEYVDDNAERLARRKMKSDAMKRQFAIQDYARTQKVLASCVYCPGNDKDEMAPPRAGVIAMGTRAYLAVTPNEELVPGHCQIVPLQHMLSMLEGDEDVWDEVKNFMKCLMRTFAEEDKGVVFYETVMSLRQQRHTVIECVPVPREHFTELPAYFRESILMSESEWSQHKKLIDFSKRPGGFRRSMVPNLPYFMVQWDYKGEQGYGHVIEGRDMADDPDGDVDEGDKGGGQFPRWFAAEIIGNILDVEPRRWRRPRKEDFRMNDRRVELFKKKFDKYDWTKMLAQTS, encoded by the exons ATGGACTCTACTACGACCGAGAAACACAAGTCCAGATACCGGGCGGATTCCGACGACGATCATAAGTCTAAGAAGCGGCGAAAAGACAAGGAGCACAAACGCGATGATGAGAGGGAGCATCGAAAAGACAAAGACAGGGAACACCGCAAAGACAAAGACCGGGACCACAAAAAGGACCGTGACCGAGAGCATAAGAAGGATAAACACAGAAAAcacaagtccaagtccaaggagCAAGGCATTAGCGTGGTTGACGATGACAGTGGAGAGGACATGTGGGTAGAAAAGAACATTGACGGTGAGGGAAGTGCG GCGTCTGTATCTGGTATACCGACCGCTGATAGCTTAGAGCTTACTTCCAATGCCTCGAGAGTTCCCGACGGAGCCAAAGAGCCTCCGTCCAATGCCCAAACAACCCAAACAAAACTCCAACGTGATGAATGGATGTTACTGGACCCCAGTACACCCACTGTTCCCATCGGCACACCCTCTCGCCCTCCTGACAGGGCTACCATTCAGACGGCGGATGAAATGACAGACGGTTTTGGCGAAGAAGTCAGAAATATGCGAACGTTGGGCGGAGGAGTCGACTTTTTCAGCTCGCTTGGCACGGAACATAGGAAAAAGCCCCCTCCGAAAGATCCAAACGAAAAA CCGAAAATATCTGCTAGGGAAATTAATCGAGGAGAACCCGAGCCCGAGAGTGCCACCAGCAAAGGCCCACCCACACCAGGCGCTCCAGGTTCACAATGGCGTATGCTCAAACTCAAACGAACATACCAGGAGGTAGAAGACGATGGGAGAGCCATAGAGGAT GTTGTTCGTGACCGATGGGACTCATGGGAACACTGGGAGGCAGCTCTAGAAGAGAGAAAATGGCTGGATGAACGTGGGGCATCCCAATCCCAATCCCAGCGATCTGGTCTTTCTCAGCGTGGGGGAGGTGGCGGCGAAAGATACATGTTCAACACCCCACCAGCTGACCTCTCCCGTTCGTCTTCGCGGAATTCGTTCCGCAAACCTGGAGAAAGCGCCCCAACTACTCCAGGAGCAGGTCCGGGAACTGGTGCCAATGCGACGCAAGGCTTCAAAGGTCGCGTGGATGCACTGAAAGGGGCCCCAAAGCCTACGCTTGGAGAAGTCAAGTCGGGATTGCAGTCCGCTGGACCAAGCACCCCTATCCCAACTGTACTTGCGCCCAATTTGCCACCCGCTCAGAGCAAGAAGAAGCGCGGACTATCGCCTTCCGAATTGAACAAACTACAGGCCAAGGTTTTGCGGGCGAAGCTTATGGGAGGGGAAGATGCTGAACGGCTGCAGGCGGAGTATGACGAGGCCGTGCGCGTGGCGAACGGTGCCGGTGATGGTAGCGATGACGATGAAGAAGAGACGAGGGTTGAGGCAGTTCCCACCATGGATGGACAAGGGAGATTATACGATATTGGGACCGGGAAGGGAGACCAGGGACCGCCAGTTTTGCCTGGTAACAGGCGGAAAAAGCAAGACAAG TTCGAGACGCGTGATCCCAAGACAGGAGAGTTACTTCGCATCAACGCGGACGACGATACTCAAACCTTGGCTGACTTGCTTCGGGAAGAACGTCTCGGAGGAGGCGCGGCTGACCAAAAGAATTTAGATTCAGCTCTTGCCGGTGCGATCGCTCGCGATGGCAAGTATGAAGACGACCTAGAATATGTCGACGATAATGCCGAGCGTCTAGCGAGACGTAAGATGAAGAGCGACGCCATGAAGAGACAGTTCGCTATTCAAG ACTATGCTCGTACCCAAAAGGTGCTTGCATCTTGCGTATATTGTCCTGGAAATGACAAGGACGAGATGGCACCCCCGCGTGCGGGGGTGATTGCCATGGGCACTCGGGCATACCTTGCCGTCACGCCGAACGAGGAATTGGTACCCGGTCACTGTCAGATTGTACCACTGCAGCATATGCTCAGCATGCTTGAAGGGGATGAGGACGTTTGGGACGAAGTCAAG AACTTCATGAAGTGTCTCATGCGGACTTTTGCAGAAGAAGATAAGGGGGTTGTGTTTTATGAGACCGTGATGTCTTTACGACAACAACGCCATACAGTAATTGAATGCGTACCAGTACCAAGGGAACATTTTACTGAACTACCTGCTTACTTCCGA GAATCTATTCTCATGTCCGAGTCTGAGTGGTCCCAACACAAGAAATTGATTGATTTCTCAAAACGTCCAGGCGGATTCCGCCGCTCGATGGTTCCGAACCTTCCGTATTTCATGGTGCAGTGGGATTACAAGGGTGAACAGGGCTATGGACATGTGATTGAAGGCCGAGATATGGCTGATGACCCGGATGGAGATGTGGATGAAGGGGACAAAGGAGGGGGGCAGTTCCCTAG ATGGTTTGCCGCAGAGATCATTGGTAACATTCTGGACGTCGAACCTCGTCGATGGAGAAGACCTCGAAAAGAGGATTTTAGAATGAACGATCGGCGAGTGGAATTATTCAAGAAAAAGTTTGACAAGTATGATTGGACCAAAATGCTTGCTCAGACGTCATAA
- a CDS encoding E3 SUMO-protein ligase nse2: MSRRVKVEKGLRGSQRAQAEDDVSMAGSQRANEDDEAAKLERVLATIANYPDQPLDEQQETKLGVISSEISVFNALYSTAIEDLLETATMLADALPGDDHPFENEVDPASILDAGFEKRIETYRSQTSRQKYGKSQLLKGFISDVWETYRPEESAPTVNSILPREEGDPEESDDEMEVGGVTQDYKCPLTLQIYDDPLTSTVCGHSFSADAIRTYVRTNNRCPAQGCNAQISSAVLKEDKVLQKKARAAKRRAAREETASADEIDD, encoded by the exons ATGTCACGTCGCGTTAAAGTCGAAAAGGGATTACGAGGCTCTCAGCGTGCTCAGGCCGAAGATGATGTATCCATGGCTGGCTCACAACGAGCCAATGAAGACGATGAAGCTGCCAAACTGGAACGAGTACTGGCCACCATCGCAAACTACCCAGACCAGCCACTGGATGAACAGCAAGAGACAAAGCTTGGGGTTATTTCCTCGGAAATAAGCGTATTCAATGCTCTATATAGTACTGCGATTGAAGATTTGTTGGAAACGGCGACTATGTTGGCGGATGCGCTGCCAGGAGATGATCATCCGTTTGAAAACGAG GTCGATCCAGCTTCCATTCTTGACGCGGGGTTTGAGAAACGGATTGAAACATATCGGTCTCAAACCTCTCGTCAAAAGTACGGCAAGTCACAGTTATTAAAGGGTTTCATATCTGATGTTTGG GAAACGTACCGACCCGAAGAGTCTGCACCTACGGTCAATTCAATACTACCGCGAG AGGAGGGTGACCCAGAGGAGTCGGACGACGAAATGGAAGTGGGCGGAGTTACTCAGGATTACAAGTGCCCTCTAACACTTCAAATCTACGACGATCCTCTCACATC GACCGTCTGCGGTCATTCTTTCTCCGCAGATGCTATCCGGACATACGTGAGGACTAATAATAGATGTCCTGCTCAAG GCTGCAATGCGCAGATTTCGTCGGCGGTCTTAAAAGAAGACAAAGTTCTCCAAAAGAAGGCTAGGGCAGCAAAGAGACGTGCCGCACGCGAAGAGACCGCATCAGCAGATGAAATTGATGATTAG
- a CDS encoding ribosomal protein S12/S23: protein MAASLVARLGSLSLRSTPSLAIRNGYQSLAMRPCPLLIASRELLYPRQFHTTSPTLATLNQVMRGARKSTKPRTKSPALNNCPQRKGVCVAVGVMKPKKPNSAKRKFARVKLTNGKTTLAYIQGEGHNLQEHSVVLLRGGRTQDLPGVRYKIVRGALDFGGVPNRRVSRSKYGTKKPKS, encoded by the exons ATGGCTGCATCTCTGGTCGCTCGACTGGGCTCACTTTCACTGCGCTCGACACCCTCTCTAGCCATACGAAATGGATATCAATCTCTTGCAATGAGACCATGCCCTTTGCTGATTGCCTCGAGGGAGTTACTGTACCCCAGGCAATTTCACACCACCTCACCCACACTGGCAACTCTTAACCAGGTCATGCGTGGAGCTCGCAAATCAACCAAACCTCGTACAAAATCACCAGCCCTGAATAACTGTCCTCAACGGAAAGGAGTGTGTGTTGCTGTTGGAGTGATGAAGCCCAAGAAACCCAACTCAGCTAAACGCAAGTTTGCCCGTGTTAAATTGACCAACGGAAAGACCACTCTTGCGTACATCCAGGGCGAAGGACACAATCTACAGGAACACAGTGTTGTCCTACTGCGTGGCGGACGAACACAGGATTTGCCCGGTGTTAG GTATAAAATTGTCCGAGGTGCGCTGGACTTTGGTGGAGTACCTAACAGACGGGTCTCGCGTAGTAAATACGGAA CCAAAAAGCCAAAGTCATAA